The DNA window GAGTTCTCGCTGTCTGCCGTGAGAAGGGGGCTTGTGTCGACGGTCCCCGGCACTCCTCGACAGGACGTCGACGAGCTCAAGGCGGATGCGCGTGTGCCCTCGTCTGAGGAGGTGCGGGCCGCCTTTGAGCCTGGCGGGCTTGCCTCGCAGATGTACGAGCAGTTCGAGCCGCGTCCGAGCCAGGCCGAGATGGCCGAGGAGGTGCGCTCGGCGCTTGCCACGTCCACCATGCGTGCCATCGAGGCAGGCACCGGCGTGGGAAAGTCCGTCGCCTATCTGCTGCCGCTTGCGCAGTATGCGAAGCTCAACAAGATTACCTGCGGCGTTGCCACAAAGACGAACGCGCTCACCGACCAACTTGTCTCCCACGAGCTTCCGGCGCTGGCTCGGGTGCTTCCCGGTGGCCTTACCTACACCTGCCTCAAGGGCTACGACCACTATCCCTGCCTGTATCGGCTGGACAGGAGTACCACGGCAGACCTGCCCGTCGATGACGCGCCGGGCAACGGCCGTTCGAGAAACACAATTGCCTCGGACATGCTCACGGCAATAGCGGTCACCTATGCCTATGCCTGCCAGTCTGCGGAGGGCGACATCGACGCCCTGGGAATTCGCTGGGGCAGCGTTCCGAGAAGCCTACTCACGGTCACACACAAGGAGTGCCGCCGCCGCGAGTGCCCCTTCTATCCCAACCTCTGCATGCTTCATGGTGCCCGCCGACGTGCCGCCGCGGCAGACATCGTGGTGACGAACCACTCGCTGCTGCTGAGAAACGTAGAGGCAGACGGTGCGATTCTGCCACCCGTGAGGAACTGGGTGGTGGACGAGGCCCATTCGTTTGAGGCCGAGGCCCGCAGGCAGTGGGCCGTCGAGGTGTCCGCCGAGCGCGCGAGGTCGCTGTTTGAGACGCTTGGTGGCTCGAAGTCCGGAGCGATCGGGGCGGCCTCCGCATTCGCGTCGACGAACGAGGCAGCCACACCCGCGTGCGGTCTGCTCGCGAAGGCGGCCAACTCCGTGGCGTCCTCCATGCTCTCCTCGGCCAACTTCTTCGACCGCGTGAGGGAGCTGTCGGCGATTGCGCCGCGGAGCGGCGGCTATGACATGGTGACGCTGTGGCTGGGGGACGAGACACGCTCGAGTGACGAGTGGGCCGCCGTTGGCAAGGCCGCCCGCGAGCTCGTGGACCGACTCGAGGCTGCCCACCACGACCTTGAGGGCGCGCACAAGATTCTTGCCGCGAGAAGTTCCGACGACGCGGCGCCGAGCAACCCGTCGACCGCGCTTCTCGAGGATGCCTGTCGCGAGTTGAGGGCCTTCATTGACGCTTGCGTCACCATCACCGAGGCAACTGATGACACCTACGTCTTCTATGCCGAGCTGCCGCAGTCAAAGCGTCGCATTGGCCAGGAGCGTCTCGTTGCCGAGAAGCTCGACATTGGCGCCGAGCTCGCGGACAGGTGGTATCCCGAGATGCGGAGCGTGACGTTCAGCTCGGCCACCATGAGCGTGGGCGGGGACTTCTCGCACTTCAACGGTGCGAGCGGTCTTTCGCTGCTCAAGGACGGGAGGCATCGCGAGGTGTCTCTTCCTTCCGGGTATGACTACGACCACAACATGAGCGTCGTTGCCGTGAGGGACCTTCCGGATCCCCGAGACAGGGGGTATCTCGACGCCCTGGTTGACCTGCTGTATGACGTGCACATGTCGATGGGTGGCTCGGTTCTCACGCTGTTCACGAACCGGCGCGAGATGGAGCTTGCCTACGCGGCCCTCGAGCCGCGGCTTGCCGCCAGCGGGCTTAGCGTGGCCATGCAGGAGCGGGGATCTTCGGTAAGACGTCTGAGCAGGAGGTTCGTGGAGGACCGCGCCCTGTCTCTCATGGCGCTCAAGTCGTTCTGGGAGGGCTTTGACGCCGCGGGCGACACGCTTCGCTGCGTCGTCATCCCCAAGCTGCCGTTCTCCAGCCCAAAGGACCCGCTCGTGCAGGAGCGCTCGGCGCGCGACCGGGCCGCCTGGCGGCGCTGGAGCCTGCCGGAGGCCGCGCTTGCGGTGAAGCAGGCGGCGGGCCGTCTCATCAGGACGTCGACCGATACGGGCGTCCTTGTCCTGGCGGACAGCCGCGTGTGCACAAAGGGCTACGGCAAGGTGTTTCTCAAGTCGATGCCCACGTCGAGCGTCTCGACGCTGGGTAGTGACATGGTCGGTCGCTACCTGGAGTCTTGGCGCGACAGCCACCGATAAGCGAAGCGATTTGCGCCGCCCCGCCTGGGATTGGTGGGGCGGCGTTTTCATGGGTGGGGCAGTCTCCTAGATGCAGCCCCTGCGCCTCGCGTAGTTGAGGTCCTCGGTGATCACGTCATGGATGGCTCGCTTGAGCTCGTCATTCTCAAAGCTGATGGAGCCCATGAGGGGAATGAGGTGCCTCGGCAGCC is part of the Parolsenella massiliensis genome and encodes:
- a CDS encoding helicase C-terminal domain-containing protein, producing the protein MAVSEAIETERDYLGEILLPDTPPEVEAAYRSLAERAKTQEFGLIEDDVVVLDTETTGLSFSECQLTEIAAARLRGREIVDTFRTFVNPGMPIPKNIQALTNITDLDVADAPTPSEAVAQLADFVSGAPVLAHNATFDRMFIERVPGGHDVSDLWVDTLALSRIALPRLSTHKLQDMAEAFGCASVSHRALDDVCALAGMWRVILCALSDLPAGLLVTLANMHPDVEWPYRPILSYLTLAEPDAEFSLSAVRRGLVSTVPGTPRQDVDELKADARVPSSEEVRAAFEPGGLASQMYEQFEPRPSQAEMAEEVRSALATSTMRAIEAGTGVGKSVAYLLPLAQYAKLNKITCGVATKTNALTDQLVSHELPALARVLPGGLTYTCLKGYDHYPCLYRLDRSTTADLPVDDAPGNGRSRNTIASDMLTAIAVTYAYACQSAEGDIDALGIRWGSVPRSLLTVTHKECRRRECPFYPNLCMLHGARRRAAAADIVVTNHSLLLRNVEADGAILPPVRNWVVDEAHSFEAEARRQWAVEVSAERARSLFETLGGSKSGAIGAASAFASTNEAATPACGLLAKAANSVASSMLSSANFFDRVRELSAIAPRSGGYDMVTLWLGDETRSSDEWAAVGKAARELVDRLEAAHHDLEGAHKILAARSSDDAAPSNPSTALLEDACRELRAFIDACVTITEATDDTYVFYAELPQSKRRIGQERLVAEKLDIGAELADRWYPEMRSVTFSSATMSVGGDFSHFNGASGLSLLKDGRHREVSLPSGYDYDHNMSVVAVRDLPDPRDRGYLDALVDLLYDVHMSMGGSVLTLFTNRREMELAYAALEPRLAASGLSVAMQERGSSVRRLSRRFVEDRALSLMALKSFWEGFDAAGDTLRCVVIPKLPFSSPKDPLVQERSARDRAAWRRWSLPEAALAVKQAAGRLIRTSTDTGVLVLADSRVCTKGYGKVFLKSMPTSSVSTLGSDMVGRYLESWRDSHR